One Bacteriovorax sp. PP10 DNA window includes the following coding sequences:
- a CDS encoding protein-disulfide reductase DsbD family protein, with amino-acid sequence MTHPFLGRSYTMRSFILMILSLSFFTAFAADESVPAKPVKFGIQTFKAGNDEFIALNFENFPHWHTYWKNPGDAGLAVKNVFTVDAKEVKFDEMEWPAPNRFIEPGDLWAYGYEGTYSFFYKLKKADFNKLNGKTIELKSTWLVCKHICVPGQMITTFKLAPGKITTTTPDLMPEYEATVLSERFEALPRVMPIPAYLDLRLAKGKAPNTLVLNYKVAKTTDMSFLKDNNLLYAFPQIPFDVKHEKVTAGTNELTGVTEISWDGEYQTPPQDLPKDGKFKKPYTLRFLFNDPIERKTIVIEKKFSGFDLTEVAVAAAATTEAPPADMGGTPIGPTETKTIVATSTNSIVYYLALAFVGGLILNIMPCVLPVISIKLFGLVKYKNESHKTILRHNFFYTMGILFTFITLATVVLSLKSIGSQVGWGFQLQSPNFIAVMVTGLFIFALNMFGLFEFRTPGGSKLGNVSTSESFGGDFLSGVLATVLSTPCSAPFLGTALTFAFTSSTMEIYLIFIMIGLGLAFPFILTAVYPKLVAFLPKPGNWMNTVKKVLGVTLLLTMIWLLDVYNALVDGSSHLIKLGTILVFIFVGFLLSKKKEKWIGAASFLIALGVFINITTTTIVASADEQTAMIRDKQSKGLDWQPWSEAKMNDHKTNQQVVFIDFTAKWCFTCKVNEKLVLDTQAFKDLVQEKDLKLLLGDWTKRDEVIGSFLRANGLVGVPAYFIQKKDGTLVNLGETVTIARIKEYLN; translated from the coding sequence ATGACACACCCATTTTTAGGAAGGTCTTATACTATGCGCTCATTCATTCTCATGATTCTTTCGCTATCATTTTTTACTGCTTTTGCTGCCGATGAATCAGTCCCGGCAAAACCAGTAAAATTTGGTATTCAAACTTTTAAAGCAGGCAATGATGAATTCATTGCACTAAATTTTGAAAACTTCCCACACTGGCACACTTACTGGAAAAATCCAGGCGACGCAGGCCTTGCGGTTAAAAATGTTTTCACAGTTGACGCAAAAGAAGTGAAGTTTGACGAGATGGAATGGCCTGCACCTAATCGCTTCATTGAGCCCGGAGACCTTTGGGCCTACGGGTATGAAGGAACGTACTCATTCTTCTACAAATTAAAAAAAGCTGACTTTAATAAACTGAATGGCAAGACGATTGAACTCAAATCAACATGGCTGGTGTGTAAGCATATTTGCGTTCCCGGGCAAATGATCACAACCTTCAAGCTTGCTCCAGGAAAAATCACTACGACAACTCCTGATTTAATGCCTGAGTATGAGGCCACTGTGCTCTCAGAAAGATTTGAAGCGCTTCCTAGAGTTATGCCGATTCCAGCTTACCTGGATCTTCGTCTGGCAAAAGGAAAAGCTCCCAACACTCTGGTCTTAAATTACAAAGTTGCAAAAACAACTGATATGAGTTTTTTAAAAGATAACAATCTTCTTTATGCTTTCCCGCAAATCCCTTTTGATGTGAAACATGAGAAAGTGACAGCAGGAACGAATGAACTGACTGGTGTGACTGAAATCAGCTGGGATGGAGAATACCAGACACCTCCGCAAGATCTTCCCAAAGATGGTAAATTTAAAAAACCTTATACACTTAGATTTTTATTCAACGATCCGATCGAAAGAAAAACGATTGTTATTGAAAAGAAATTTTCCGGGTTTGATTTAACTGAAGTGGCCGTGGCCGCTGCAGCAACAACTGAAGCACCGCCTGCTGATATGGGTGGTACTCCAATCGGGCCGACTGAAACAAAAACAATCGTTGCAACGTCTACGAACTCAATCGTCTATTATCTTGCTCTTGCTTTCGTTGGTGGATTAATCCTCAATATTATGCCATGTGTACTCCCTGTTATTTCCATTAAACTCTTTGGTTTAGTGAAATATAAAAACGAATCACACAAAACAATTCTTCGTCACAACTTCTTTTACACGATGGGGATTCTTTTTACCTTCATCACTCTGGCCACAGTAGTTCTCTCGCTAAAATCTATCGGCTCACAAGTCGGATGGGGCTTCCAGCTTCAATCGCCTAACTTCATTGCCGTGATGGTGACTGGTCTTTTCATTTTTGCTTTAAATATGTTTGGCCTGTTTGAATTCAGAACTCCTGGTGGATCTAAACTAGGAAACGTTTCAACTTCAGAAAGTTTTGGTGGCGATTTCTTGAGCGGAGTTCTAGCAACTGTTTTATCGACTCCTTGTTCTGCTCCTTTTTTAGGAACGGCCTTAACATTTGCTTTCACTTCTTCAACGATGGAAATTTATCTGATCTTCATTATGATCGGTCTGGGATTAGCTTTTCCTTTTATCCTGACTGCAGTTTACCCAAAGCTGGTGGCCTTCTTACCAAAACCTGGTAACTGGATGAACACTGTTAAAAAAGTTTTAGGTGTCACTCTTCTCTTAACGATGATCTGGCTTCTTGATGTTTACAATGCTCTTGTCGATGGATCTTCACATTTAATAAAACTAGGAACAATCCTGGTGTTTATCTTTGTAGGATTTTTACTTTCAAAGAAAAAAGAGAAATGGATTGGAGCTGCAAGTTTCCTTATAGCTCTTGGTGTTTTCATTAACATCACAACGACAACGATAGTTGCAAGTGCAGATGAACAAACGGCCATGATCAGAGACAAACAAAGCAAAGGTCTAGACTGGCAGCCATGGTCAGAAGCAAAAATGAATGACCATAAAACAAATCAACAAGTGGTCTTTATCGATTTTACGGCCAAGTGGTGTTTCACTTGTAAAGTGAATGAGAAATTAGTTTTAGACACTCAGGCCTTTAAAGACCTGGTTCAAGAAAAAGACTTAAAACTTTTACTTGGTGACTGGACAAAAAGAGATGAAGTGATCGGAAGTTTCCTTCGAGCAAATGGATTAGTGGGAGTGCCTGCTTATTTCATTCAGAAAAAAGACGGAACATTAGTTAATCTTGGAGAGACGGTCACAATCGCTAGAATTAAAGAGTATTTGAATTAA
- a CDS encoding sensor histidine kinase yields the protein MLKKLYLLLDFFLPEHVAEQVDIATVFRARSIVAAGILGIIVCAILFIGTTILEVPLFIRIGVLCSIIVFFTLIIFLKTRTTNFEVSLNVGAFLQISVLFLAIYASAFSTHGLGFFSLIWLIPLFLMSAFYFKPSYALIFFGINIVVMGVIINLLNYKFFVPIETVSNFKPLFLFYFMLVFVSCFLMSYLFVQLNEHLKEEIGKQKNLLLESAKFQSLGQMASNLAHDINNPLFTIQGKLHQIRNLFSHDELDLDKCDHIIEEVESTILRLSQIVKGISTFARQGHQDQMVSVSADELIRGIVLLGSDRIVQSGIAFDLKVAPDTRVICYPSYISQVLINLLNNAIDALENAEVKLIQVEALATDKWIEIHIKDSGPGVTAEIESKIFDSFFTTKKYGKGTGLGLSISKGLVETHEGLLKYHRTGNMTDFTVYLPTYE from the coding sequence ATGCTAAAAAAACTCTATCTTCTACTAGATTTCTTTCTTCCGGAACACGTTGCTGAACAAGTAGATATTGCCACTGTCTTTCGTGCGCGCTCTATTGTCGCGGCAGGGATACTAGGCATTATAGTCTGTGCCATACTTTTTATCGGAACCACGATATTAGAAGTACCTCTATTCATCCGAATTGGCGTGCTTTGTAGCATCATAGTTTTCTTCACGTTAATTATCTTTCTTAAGACACGTACAACCAACTTCGAAGTTTCGCTGAATGTCGGAGCTTTCCTGCAAATCAGTGTGCTTTTTCTGGCCATCTACGCTAGCGCTTTTTCGACCCACGGTTTAGGGTTCTTTTCTCTTATCTGGCTTATTCCATTATTTTTAATGTCGGCCTTCTATTTTAAACCATCATATGCGTTAATCTTTTTTGGAATCAACATTGTGGTCATGGGTGTGATCATTAATCTTTTGAATTACAAATTCTTCGTGCCTATTGAAACGGTTTCAAACTTTAAACCACTTTTTCTTTTTTATTTCATGCTGGTTTTTGTTTCATGTTTTTTAATGAGTTATTTATTTGTTCAATTAAATGAGCATCTAAAAGAAGAAATTGGAAAACAAAAAAATCTTCTGCTTGAAAGTGCTAAGTTCCAGTCACTAGGGCAAATGGCCTCAAACCTTGCTCACGATATTAACAATCCACTTTTTACGATTCAGGGGAAACTTCACCAGATCAGAAATCTTTTTTCTCATGATGAACTGGACCTGGATAAATGTGATCATATTATTGAAGAAGTAGAGAGCACGATTTTAAGGCTTTCTCAAATTGTTAAAGGGATCAGTACTTTTGCCAGACAAGGTCACCAGGATCAGATGGTGTCTGTGAGTGCCGATGAACTGATAAGAGGAATTGTGCTTCTTGGTTCAGATCGCATTGTTCAATCGGGAATTGCTTTTGATTTAAAAGTGGCGCCGGATACGAGAGTGATTTGTTATCCATCATACATTTCACAGGTCCTTATCAACCTGCTTAACAATGCTATTGATGCACTAGAAAATGCTGAAGTGAAATTGATTCAGGTCGAAGCTCTTGCCACTGACAAGTGGATTGAAATTCATATTAAAGACAGTGGACCTGGTGTGACCGCTGAAATTGAATCAAAAATCTTTGATTCTTTTTTTACAACTAAAAAATACGGAAAAGGGACGGGACTTGGTCTTTCTATTTCGAAAGGTCTTGTGGAAACCCATGAAGGTTTATTAAAATATCATCGAACAGGTAACATGACCGACTTTACGGTCTATCTTCCGACTTATGAGTAA
- a CDS encoding ABC transporter substrate-binding protein, whose protein sequence is MSNFRYKPERIICMTEESVEFLHAIGRSDLIAGVSVYAKRPAEVSQHPVISSFTHANLKKIQKIKPDLVIGFSDIQKDIARDLIAEGIEVYISNQRSIDEIFRYMWMLGHMIGEAEKTNTYLRVLEEKIATAKTFAKAMKKRPKVYIEEWDEPQICGIRWFSELVSLCGGVDIFEAKSLDGIKASDRFVTNTDVGLANPDIILASWCGKKVDIQSIKDRAELKDCSAVRNNTIYELEPEIFLQPGPALFVDGIDRLIDLFSSYNSK, encoded by the coding sequence ATGAGTAACTTTCGCTATAAACCAGAACGCATCATCTGCATGACTGAAGAGTCTGTTGAGTTCCTGCATGCCATTGGCAGAAGTGACCTCATTGCTGGTGTTTCAGTTTATGCGAAGAGGCCAGCTGAAGTCTCACAGCATCCCGTGATCTCTAGTTTTACTCACGCCAATCTTAAAAAAATTCAAAAGATTAAACCTGACCTGGTTATTGGTTTTTCCGATATCCAAAAAGACATCGCCAGAGATTTAATCGCTGAAGGGATTGAAGTTTATATTTCTAATCAAAGATCGATTGATGAAATCTTTCGTTACATGTGGATGTTAGGGCACATGATTGGTGAGGCCGAAAAAACGAATACCTACTTGAGAGTCCTGGAAGAAAAGATAGCGACAGCTAAAACTTTTGCGAAAGCTATGAAGAAGCGTCCTAAGGTTTACATTGAAGAGTGGGACGAACCACAGATCTGCGGGATCCGCTGGTTTAGTGAGCTGGTTAGTCTTTGTGGTGGAGTGGATATCTTCGAAGCAAAGTCTCTGGACGGAATTAAGGCCTCTGATCGCTTCGTGACCAATACTGATGTAGGTCTTGCTAACCCAGATATTATCCTGGCCTCTTGGTGCGGGAAAAAGGTCGATATTCAGAGTATTAAGGATAGAGCAGAGCTTAAAGACTGCTCGGCCGTAAGAAATAATACAATTTACGAATTGGAGCCGGAAATCTTCCTGCAACCAGGTCCAGCTCTTTTTGTGGACGGTATTGATCGGTTAATCGACCTATTTAGCTCATATAATTCAAAATAA
- a CDS encoding tetratricopeptide repeat protein has product MKKVILASCLVLPLLSSCGYEKEIAKIEHKAILINKYENVALKLAKENRELHSEVKRLEFEIQKLKQQTGFKNVASAEGHGEASAHAAPAHGEAHGAAVAHTAPAAHGETKAAPSRSVASVKPVALEVKKDLVEYKTYKWSADDMMKMADKEFKDKNFEKAAQFYTSLVNYYPEYKHLDDEFYFKAGISSYESGEHHEWTLKHFAVLMDKWPTSQYFRSAKLWVALTHMKMGDKKKFFATVEEFRKKYRNTNEWTILSSYYEKIEEKTNE; this is encoded by the coding sequence ATGAAAAAAGTAATTTTAGCATCATGTTTAGTTTTACCTCTTTTAAGCTCTTGCGGCTATGAGAAGGAAATCGCAAAGATTGAACACAAGGCCATCTTGATTAACAAGTATGAGAATGTGGCGCTTAAATTAGCAAAAGAAAATAGGGAATTGCATTCTGAAGTCAAAAGACTTGAGTTTGAAATTCAAAAACTAAAACAACAAACAGGTTTTAAAAATGTAGCAAGTGCAGAAGGGCATGGTGAAGCATCAGCTCACGCAGCTCCGGCACATGGTGAAGCTCACGGAGCAGCAGTTGCTCATACAGCACCAGCAGCTCATGGAGAAACGAAAGCAGCACCATCGCGTTCTGTGGCCAGCGTAAAACCAGTTGCTCTTGAAGTGAAAAAAGATTTAGTAGAATACAAAACATACAAGTGGTCAGCTGACGACATGATGAAGATGGCCGATAAAGAATTCAAAGATAAAAACTTTGAAAAAGCGGCGCAGTTTTACACATCACTAGTGAACTACTATCCAGAGTACAAGCACCTTGATGATGAGTTCTATTTCAAAGCGGGAATTTCATCGTACGAGTCTGGAGAACACCACGAGTGGACTCTAAAACACTTTGCAGTGTTAATGGATAAATGGCCTACATCACAATACTTCAGAAGCGCAAAACTATGGGTTGCTCTTACTCACATGAAAATGGGTGATAAGAAAAAATTCTTTGCGACAGTTGAAGAGTTCAGAAAGAAATACAGAAATACAAATGAATGGACCATCCTAAGTTCGTATTACGAAAAAATCGAAGAGAAAACAAATGAATAA
- the guaB gene encoding IMP dehydrogenase, whose protein sequence is MTKVKEQLALTYDDVLIKPAYSENLPSETTTETKFSRNISLNIPIVSAAMDTVTEAPSAIVLAEEGGIGVIHKNLTAYRQAEEVEKVKKFEAGMILNPVSVDEETTLSYVMDLKNQKKITGVLVVDKNKKLVGILTNRDLQLESNFNQKVKDVMTKKEKLVTADPKITVDEAKKLLHKHRIEKLPLVSADGSVHGLITVKDILKTITFPNANKDSLGRLRVAAAIGVGEKEFERAKILVEANVDALVVDTAHGHSKGVIEMVRLLKKTFPNVDVVAGNVATANACRDLIAAGVDGIKVGIGPGSICTTRVVAGIGVPQFSAVLECAEFCRKAGIPIIADGGIKLSGDVVKALAAGANSVMIGSLFAGTDEAPGEMVLYQGRAYKVYRGMGSLGAMALGSKDRYGQASVEDMGKLVPEGIEGQVPYRGSLSTNIYQLVGGLRSGMGYVGAKNLTELFEKAEFITISNASLKESHPHDVFVTKEAPNYRLS, encoded by the coding sequence ATGACTAAAGTCAAAGAACAACTGGCCCTTACCTATGACGATGTCCTTATTAAACCCGCTTATTCTGAAAACCTTCCTTCAGAAACAACTACTGAGACGAAATTTTCGCGCAACATCTCACTGAACATTCCGATTGTTTCAGCGGCGATGGATACAGTAACAGAGGCCCCTTCTGCCATTGTACTAGCGGAAGAAGGCGGGATTGGGGTTATTCACAAAAACCTTACGGCCTATCGCCAGGCCGAAGAAGTCGAAAAAGTTAAAAAATTCGAAGCAGGGATGATTTTAAATCCAGTAAGTGTGGATGAAGAAACAACTCTAAGCTACGTCATGGATTTAAAAAATCAAAAGAAGATCACTGGGGTTTTAGTTGTCGACAAGAATAAAAAACTTGTGGGTATTTTAACCAACAGAGATCTGCAGTTAGAATCAAACTTCAATCAAAAAGTTAAAGACGTTATGACGAAGAAAGAAAAACTCGTCACAGCTGATCCAAAAATTACAGTGGATGAAGCGAAAAAACTTCTTCATAAACATAGAATTGAAAAACTTCCATTGGTAAGTGCAGATGGTTCAGTTCACGGTTTGATCACAGTAAAAGATATTTTAAAAACGATTACTTTTCCTAACGCTAATAAAGATTCACTGGGACGTTTAAGAGTGGCCGCTGCGATCGGTGTAGGGGAAAAGGAATTTGAGCGCGCTAAGATTTTAGTTGAAGCGAATGTTGATGCCTTAGTTGTCGACACAGCTCACGGACACTCTAAAGGTGTTATCGAGATGGTGAGACTTTTAAAGAAAACTTTCCCGAATGTTGATGTGGTTGCAGGAAACGTTGCCACAGCTAACGCTTGCAGAGATTTAATCGCTGCAGGTGTTGACGGAATTAAAGTCGGAATCGGGCCCGGATCAATCTGTACAACAAGAGTTGTGGCAGGGATTGGTGTTCCACAGTTCTCAGCTGTTTTAGAATGTGCTGAGTTTTGTAGAAAAGCTGGTATTCCAATCATCGCTGATGGTGGGATTAAATTATCAGGTGACGTTGTGAAAGCACTCGCTGCCGGTGCAAACTCAGTTATGATCGGATCATTATTTGCTGGAACTGATGAAGCTCCAGGTGAAATGGTTCTTTATCAAGGACGCGCTTATAAAGTGTACCGTGGAATGGGATCTCTTGGTGCCATGGCACTAGGATCAAAAGACCGTTACGGGCAAGCGTCTGTTGAAGATATGGGAAAATTAGTACCGGAAGGAATTGAAGGACAAGTTCCTTATAGAGGATCTCTTTCAACGAATATTTACCAACTAGTTGGTGGACTTCGTTCTGGAATGGGATACGTTGGTGCAAAAAATTTGACTGAACTTTTTGAAAAAGCAGAGTTCATCACTATTTCAAATGCATCGCTAAAAGAAAGTCACCCCCATGATGTCTTTGTTACGAAAGAAGCACCTAACTACAGATTGAGTTAA
- the guaA gene encoding glutamine-hydrolyzing GMP synthase, whose product MKNFAKKIWIVDFGSQYTQLITRKTRELGFSSEIISVDECEARFKSNSLPECLVLSGGPQSVFEDPHDYSFIFNHKELPVLGICYGMQLLGKFFGGVVEKGIIGEYGHADIHFTGAFKIPSTPTKMSVWMSHSDHVSKVPPEFDVVMESSNKLVSGIKHTSRPIMGLQFHPEVEHSKHGKSVLDYFYQKIAKLSKDWNASEMLEEAFAMVKEIGDKKVLCAFSGGVDSLVAATLSEKILGGNLYCFFVDNGLLRTQDYIHIEKLKKETNLNIEVIDAKKEFLGALENVSEPEAKRKIIGKMFIEIFEKKVKDFETNHKIHFEYLLQGTLYPDVIESSPHINGGKSVTIKSHHNVGGLPERMKLKLLEPLRHLFKDEVREMGLSLNLKRDWVYRHPFPGPGLGVRILGEITPKAIKACQDSDQILYEELLEAKLYHSTWQAFTVYLPVQTVGVKGDGRAYENVICLRMVNSSDGMTANWSHFPHEFLEVVSRRITNEVAGITRVVYDITSKPPGTIEWE is encoded by the coding sequence ATGAAGAATTTTGCAAAGAAAATATGGATCGTGGATTTTGGTTCTCAGTACACTCAACTTATCACTCGTAAAACCCGTGAACTTGGTTTTTCAAGTGAGATCATTTCAGTTGATGAATGTGAAGCGCGCTTTAAGTCCAACTCACTTCCTGAGTGTTTAGTTTTATCTGGTGGACCTCAATCAGTTTTTGAGGACCCACATGATTACTCTTTTATCTTCAACCATAAAGAGCTTCCGGTTTTAGGAATCTGTTATGGGATGCAACTCCTTGGGAAATTCTTTGGTGGGGTTGTAGAAAAAGGGATCATCGGTGAGTACGGCCATGCTGATATTCATTTCACCGGAGCATTTAAAATTCCCTCAACGCCTACCAAGATGAGCGTGTGGATGAGTCACTCGGATCATGTGAGTAAAGTACCTCCAGAATTTGATGTCGTGATGGAGAGTTCAAATAAACTGGTCTCTGGGATTAAACATACGAGTCGCCCGATTATGGGGCTGCAGTTTCACCCCGAAGTAGAGCATTCAAAGCATGGAAAATCTGTTTTAGATTATTTCTACCAAAAGATCGCCAAACTCTCTAAAGACTGGAATGCCAGCGAGATGCTTGAAGAAGCATTTGCGATGGTAAAAGAAATCGGTGATAAAAAAGTTCTATGCGCTTTTTCAGGTGGAGTTGATTCACTCGTGGCCGCGACTTTAAGCGAGAAGATTTTAGGGGGTAACCTTTATTGCTTCTTCGTTGATAATGGTCTTCTTAGAACACAAGACTACATTCACATTGAAAAACTCAAAAAAGAAACCAATCTTAATATCGAAGTGATCGACGCTAAGAAAGAATTCTTAGGTGCCCTGGAAAACGTCAGTGAGCCGGAAGCAAAAAGAAAAATCATCGGAAAGATGTTCATTGAAATCTTCGAGAAAAAAGTAAAAGACTTTGAGACGAATCACAAAATTCATTTTGAGTATCTCCTTCAAGGGACTTTATACCCTGACGTTATCGAGTCTTCTCCCCATATCAATGGTGGAAAGTCGGTGACGATCAAGTCTCACCACAACGTTGGTGGATTGCCTGAAAGAATGAAATTAAAATTATTAGAACCTCTTCGCCATTTATTTAAAGATGAAGTGCGTGAGATGGGACTAAGCCTAAATTTAAAACGCGACTGGGTTTACCGCCATCCATTTCCAGGACCTGGTCTAGGAGTGAGAATTTTAGGAGAGATAACTCCTAAGGCGATTAAAGCATGTCAGGACTCTGATCAGATTCTTTACGAAGAACTGCTTGAAGCAAAACTTTATCACTCAACATGGCAGGCCTTCACCGTTTATCTTCCAGTGCAAACTGTAGGAGTAAAAGGGGATGGACGTGCTTATGAAAATGTTATCTGTCTTAGAATGGTCAATTCAAGTGACGGGATGACGGCAAACTGGTCGCACTTCCCACATGAATTTTTAGAAGTGGTTTCTAGACGAATCACCAATGAAGTGGCAGGGATTACCAGAGTCGTTTATGACATTACTTCGAAGCCTCCCGGCACAATTGAGTGGGAATAA
- a CDS encoding fatty acid cis/trans isomerase: MPFLKHLFVFYILSFHSLLASEYREKIQPIFDNRCIACHSCLNGPCQLNLQNYDNFARGATHKNVYDGLRIDSVAPTRPGIDAKKVVDWRKLGFYDVNQSRNLEENIFYQILGVKKLEQKDIPFKTVEESIYCIDTAEQLKLTLAQSSDLQMPYALPPLTDVERNTLGTWLANGASGPEKAEAPAVTQSQVKLWENFFNQKSEKEKLVNRYMFEHLYLAHIYFPEAPTAFFRLVRSFTQCDKEIDEIATRRANDNPHTKDFYYCLKYLDSTNVAKTHMPFEFNPKVMERMKKIFFEDKWEIPRTKTQAESYSYQSSENPFVAFHDIPVKARYQFLLDNAHFIISTFIKGPVCNGTNAVNSIQEQFYVMFIAPESDNMVRSKDFADKAQDLLVLPGVWGSDIKLKTSIELTEAIVKHREGYRKLRADETTKNFPKGYAITDLWDGKGHNPNALLTIFRHNDNAAVLKGFHGDLPKTLFFLDYALFERLVYNLVVNFDVYGNVSHQMLTRVYMDLIRMEAEEMFLSFLPPETRIPLRKSWYKGLLTEAKMKYLFPYVDGHRPTQMKYKSAQNAKKEFVEQVLFSYMKPEVTGVLDTLNVRSYSIPDKAPNKAALNASDKVLRDLASNKAVGVNRYPNFFPENSYIVVIHEKAAPEIYTIIKNREHENVSWILAESLRLAPKEDTLTILRGYYSYYPNQFFVVNDKTLVDFKNKALKVKTKEDYKKFTTEFAVSRVSDQFWPTFDLINATMKKEETIEFGYLDLSRYLME; encoded by the coding sequence ATGCCATTTTTAAAACATCTCTTTGTTTTCTATATTCTCTCATTCCATTCGTTACTAGCTTCTGAATACCGCGAAAAAATCCAGCCGATTTTTGATAATCGCTGTATCGCTTGTCACAGTTGTTTGAATGGACCTTGCCAATTAAATTTGCAAAACTACGACAACTTCGCTCGAGGGGCGACTCATAAAAATGTTTACGACGGACTTCGTATTGATAGTGTTGCACCAACCAGACCTGGAATCGACGCGAAGAAAGTTGTCGACTGGAGAAAATTAGGGTTCTACGACGTCAATCAATCCCGCAATCTTGAAGAAAATATTTTCTATCAAATCCTTGGTGTAAAAAAACTAGAACAAAAAGATATTCCGTTTAAAACGGTTGAAGAAAGTATTTACTGTATTGATACGGCCGAACAACTAAAGCTGACTCTTGCTCAGTCTTCTGATTTGCAAATGCCATACGCTCTTCCACCTTTAACTGATGTGGAAAGAAATACTTTAGGAACATGGCTTGCCAATGGAGCTTCTGGCCCTGAGAAAGCAGAAGCTCCTGCTGTTACACAATCGCAGGTGAAACTATGGGAGAATTTCTTTAATCAGAAATCTGAAAAAGAAAAACTGGTTAACCGCTACATGTTTGAGCATTTATACCTGGCCCATATTTATTTCCCAGAAGCTCCTACGGCCTTTTTCAGGCTCGTAAGGTCTTTCACTCAATGTGATAAAGAAATTGATGAAATCGCAACGAGAAGGGCCAATGATAACCCTCATACTAAAGATTTCTACTATTGCTTAAAATACCTTGATAGTACAAATGTCGCCAAAACTCATATGCCGTTTGAATTCAATCCAAAAGTTATGGAGAGAATGAAAAAAATTTTCTTTGAAGATAAATGGGAAATACCAAGAACAAAAACTCAGGCAGAGTCTTACTCTTACCAATCGTCTGAAAACCCATTTGTTGCCTTTCATGATATCCCGGTTAAGGCGCGCTACCAATTCCTTTTAGACAACGCTCACTTTATAATCAGCACTTTTATTAAAGGCCCTGTTTGTAATGGAACGAATGCAGTTAATTCAATTCAAGAGCAGTTCTATGTCATGTTTATCGCTCCTGAAAGTGACAACATGGTTCGCTCAAAAGATTTTGCTGATAAGGCCCAAGATCTTTTAGTTCTTCCTGGCGTTTGGGGAAGTGATATCAAACTTAAAACTTCTATTGAATTAACGGAAGCGATCGTCAAACACCGTGAAGGTTATAGAAAACTTCGTGCAGATGAGACGACAAAGAATTTCCCGAAAGGATATGCCATCACCGATCTTTGGGACGGTAAAGGCCATAATCCGAATGCTCTACTGACTATTTTCCGTCATAACGACAATGCTGCTGTCTTAAAGGGATTTCACGGAGACCTGCCGAAAACACTTTTCTTTTTAGACTACGCTCTTTTCGAAAGACTGGTTTATAACCTGGTGGTGAACTTTGATGTTTACGGGAATGTTTCTCACCAAATGTTGACTCGTGTTTATATGGATTTGATTCGTATGGAAGCTGAAGAAATGTTTTTATCGTTTCTTCCTCCTGAAACTCGTATTCCTTTAAGAAAGTCCTGGTACAAAGGCCTGTTGACTGAAGCTAAGATGAAATACTTATTTCCTTATGTAGATGGCCACAGACCAACACAGATGAAGTATAAGTCTGCTCAAAATGCGAAGAAAGAATTTGTTGAACAAGTTCTCTTTTCTTACATGAAACCAGAAGTCACAGGAGTGCTCGATACGCTAAACGTGAGGAGTTACTCTATTCCGGATAAGGCACCCAACAAAGCTGCTCTAAATGCCTCTGATAAAGTTTTAAGAGATCTTGCTTCTAATAAAGCTGTGGGAGTTAACCGCTACCCTAACTTCTTTCCTGAGAATTCATACATTGTTGTGATCCATGAAAAGGCGGCGCCGGAAATTTATACAATTATTAAAAACCGAGAGCACGAGAATGTTTCATGGATTTTAGCTGAGTCGTTAAGACTGGCCCCTAAAGAAGATACGCTAACGATTCTTCGTGGGTATTATAGCTATTATCCAAACCAGTTTTTTGTGGTGAATGATAAGACGCTTGTGGATTTTAAGAACAAGGCCTTAAAAGTTAAGACGAAAGAAGATTATAAAAAGTTTACAACGGAATTTGCGGTGTCGAGAGTTTCAGATCAATTCTGGCCGACGTTTGATTTGATCAATGCGACGATGAAAAAAGAAGAAACGATTGAATTTGGTTACCTTGATTTATCCAGATACTTGATGGAGTAA